A single genomic interval of Electrophorus electricus isolate fEleEle1 chromosome 2, fEleEle1.pri, whole genome shotgun sequence harbors:
- the serp2 gene encoding stress-associated endoplasmic reticulum protein 2, whose translation MVAKQRIRMANEKHSKNITQRGNVAKTLRPQEEKYPVGPWLLALFVFVVCGSAIFQIIQSIRMGI comes from the exons ATGGTCGCTAAACAAAGGATTCGCATGGCCAACGAGAAGCACAGCAAAAACATCACACAGAGGGGCAACGTTGCGAAGACCCTG CGACCACAAGAGGAGAAATATCCAGTGGGGCCGTGGCTTTTGgcactgtttgtatttgttgtttgtggATCAG CCATCTTTCAGATCATACAGAGCATCCGAATGGGCATATGA
- the tsc22d1 gene encoding TSC22 domain family protein 1 isoform X2: MNSQCYSVAMDLGVCQLRNFSISFLSSLLGTEASSVRLDNSSSGASVVAIDNKIEQAMDLVKSHLMYAVREEVEVLKEQIKELIERNSQLEQENNLLKNLASPEQLAQFQAQVQSGSSPLSAQGVQPSAVPAQLSAQNSGPSA; the protein is encoded by the exons ATGAATTCTCAGTGCTACTCGGTTGCGATGGATCTTGGTGTGTGTCAGCTAAGAAATTTTTCAATCTCGTTTTTGTCATCATTGCTGGGAACGGAAGCTTCATCCGTGAGGCTTGACAATAG TTCCTCGGGCGCCAGTGTTGTGGCCATAGACAACAAAATCGAGCAAGCAATG gATCTAGTGAAGAGTCACTTGATGTATGCTGTTCGTGAGGAAGTGGAAGTGCTGAAGGAACAGATCAAAGAACTAATAGAAAGAAACTCCCAGCTTGAGCAAGAAAACAACCTGCTGAAGAATTTGGCCAGTCCAGAACAGCTggcacagtttcaggcacaagtTCAAAGTGGCTCTTCACCATTGTCTGCACAGGGAGTGCAGCCGTCCGCCGTGCCAGCTCAGCTTTCTGCACAGAACTCTGGACCCTCGGCATAG